Part of the Mytilus trossulus isolate FHL-02 chromosome 2, PNRI_Mtr1.1.1.hap1, whole genome shotgun sequence genome is shown below.
CCAAACTACAGCATAGaaacttttatgtttttaatatttccttttataaatttataaagaatgacATTAAATTTACTGTTGTATATTGCCTTAGTGAGAGCTTTCGAAATATTCAATGCAATAAGtcaaatgtattatatttttacagttaaagaagtaaatataatgaaatctCGAAAAATTCGCGCAATATTACAGTACGTTTTTTGTATTGAACATTATCCAATTGGTATCaattcatgacacaaaatcacTGAGCTCacacgaaaaaaaaaagaacagaaaggGAAAATCACTTTAGTTACTGTTTTATATCATCATTTCAAAGTCAAAGAAAGGGCTTCACTATTGTGTAAAAACTTTTCTTTCATGGCAGTTTTTAAAAGACAGCCCATATCACTTGTTTTAAAGGGATTCCAGTTAGATACAAGGCGGCAAAAAGGCAATAAGCACGCTTCAAAACtataagtttttaaaaagaaaatataatttgtttcgTCTCAATGCAAACACTATTCATATATACAATGGTCACGTCCTTTCAATCTGGTTTTGAAGTTTAAGTAACTGTCCGTTCCAGGCGCTTATGCCATTCCCTGTGCAACATCAATGATGAACATTAAATTACCAGCAATGAATGccacaatgtaaaatataagtGAAATTGTATCAAACGTTTTTGAGACATCTTGCCAAGTGATTTTCTTTGTATCACCATTGAATGCTATGCAATGATCAACTTTCTCCTCATTTCCAAGATCatgaactttatttttttctcggaAACAAAGCTGGTATAAAACGATTTTCTTCATCCAATTCGGAATTTGCTCATCATCACTTCTGTAATAAAATCTAGAGCTCACGATGATGGATCCTACAATTAAACCACTCATAACAAGATCAATCATAAGAGTTACACAAATTGCAGAAAGTCGCGGTACAGCGGATGCTGGAAGTAGTCCTTGTGCAATCGTGAGAAATACTACTACAGCTAATAAAAGAGTAACTGAAAATCCAAACCTTTCTCCTGACTCTGTCGGTAACAGAAAAACACCGATGTTCAGAAGTGCAAGAAAAATAACCGGAATTATCAATGTCATGAGTAAAAACATTGGACGTCTCTTAAAGTGGAAGGTATATGTTACCGTTGGTGTTATGGTGTTAGATACATTAACTGACGTTTTACTTAGTTCCCATTCACTATTCGTAGAATATGATGATGTATGAACGGTAGAAAGTGGCGAATTGAAAGAAATGTCGAAAGTAGAAAATCCCCATGCTATAATTTGCATAGAACACACTTGTGTATCAAATGGAAAATAGGTAATATCAATATCGCATGTGAACTTCAAGTTTTGTGCTGGAAGCCATTTAACTTGTCCGTCATAAAGTACATACAATGATAAATCATCTGGATTGAAAATGGAGAATTCTTTAGCACTGTTTGAATTAATCAACGGAGGTTTCCATATAGCATCAGCTGGTAATATAACATACCATGCATTGTCGTAATCGGTTGTAGTCCATATCATACTGTTATCTGTCCAAACAACATCAAAATAACCAGTCATTGAAACTGTTCCTTCAACTGCATTTATTTCATGTAAGTTTATTATAACAAATTGTATAGTAATAACTGTAGGATCGTCAAGATCTACCTCAGGTCTTAAGTATTTGTTATGTCCAGATGTAAGGTTTTGGTACAAAGTGTTCATCACATTAAAAGATGCTGCATCGGTGAGAGTAAAAAACAATACACATATAAATGCTGCTGTGCAATTGGCTTTTTTATTGTACTTTGATCCCATCGtggtataatatttttttcttcaactgtTACGTTCACCTGGTTTTAAGTTCCTTTAATTTGGAATGACCAAGTATATATTTCGAAATGTAATTTGGAGATTAAATATTAATGACTTGTTCGTGACTAGAACATAATAACCACTGGattaaatcataaatatattttcattggaaCAAAcgatacataaatatatatatgttgaccatttaaaatcaaagttactttataaaatttaaagtggCGTAATGCAAATGATTCTCTTGCATTTCTTTTGTTTGTCAAAATACTGttgtaaaacaaacataatgttTAAACGAAAGTTTAAAGTTATAAGGTGAATTTAgtctgtatttttttaacacaagGACGACATTAAAAGTCTTTTATCCTTTGCATAAGTTCAAAATCAAAGCTCAATTTATGTAATTTGAGTTACAACAATGTCTATATCATGTTCTTTATATAATTCACGACATTTTGCATACAATCCCAAAGGAAACACCAAACCAGTTAAGTAATCTATATTCCTGGTTATGAACCAGTATACATGTTCAAAATTGCTATACGAATGCGTTTTCTTGCTTATCTATTCATATTCATATGTATGTTCAGAAAGGGTCGTATGCAAAgagtaaaatcattaaaatactgCAAACAATAGTCTTCAGAGATCATTCAGAtggtttattttctaaaatccGCACGAAATACTGATACACGAAAACGAACCCTTTCATTGTTAATTGATTCTTTCGGACAATTGCAATTTGGGTGTGCAACTAATTCTCGATTAACATACCTTCGTATAATTAAAGGGtatgtatttttatatcttataaaaaaaatcttacctaAGTTAccagcttttaattttgttagtAAAACTCGCATATCGTCTTcaacagactcatcagtgaggtTCGGATAAAAAGGTAAAAGGTAAAATGAAGTACAAATTATGAGAAGtcccaaaattattttttgtcaaacacAGCAATAGTTCATGTCAACACATGAATACTTACTCCTGAGCTAATGATAACTGGGTTTACTTTCAttagcagtggcatcaacccagttGTTGTAAACAAAACTCATTaccttctatttttttttcttaataaataataaagattAGTCAATATGTATTATCATGAATGCTTAAAGAACATAGGTTAACAGATAATCATACGAAAATAATTAATTGCGATTGTACTCAATGTGAGATGAGGATGTGAAGTTGCTACATAAACTGTAGAACTCGcagaataaaaattaataaaacaaaattgcagaacagaaagtccctaatggcaaaatcaaaagatcaaacagatcaaacgaatggataacaactgttatattcctgacttggtacaggctttttcttatgtagaaaatggagtcttaaacctggttttacagctaGCATAACCTCTCATATGAATGACAGTGAACAGAAACAGGCATAATTGGGGAAACTGTTGAAAAAAGAGATTCCGAAGTCAACACTGTATCTGAATCactataaacaaacatatatgtcaacaaaatggcatatagacaaGGCATATTTgcaaaaacgaaagacaagaatacaactATAGAAAACGATAGAATGTTTATATTAAGTCATCGTACTTTTGTCGAAAAGATTCATCCTGagaaagacaataacaatcaaaaccaaggagtaaacaaagactcacaaaaccaaaggacatttacatcaacagttataaataataattcagaAACAaaacgaactccactaaaaaccgggagtgaaattaggtgctccggaagggtaagcatttcctgcaccgtatatggcacccgtcgtgttatttctttgtaaagctcggtaatgatggaaggttattatgactgaggaagaatatcagatatgatttctcacacacttttgtcataatggccaatcagctcattATGACGACCGTAAAATTTCCTGAGTGATGACtttatttgattgattcatagccctgtcttagcaacttaTGAGCTTTTGAGGAAGCAGTATTCCtcattcaacaaaatcaacgtactcTAAAGAAACGTTCAATTGAaacacatatactccatatgctggtgccgctgggatgttgctacacagaaatgaaaagttgactataggaaaattaaaatcatcgcgtttgtcataaattttggtattcaacctaccatcagtagtcatttcgagaaaaatatatgaagcagatttatctgtgtcggtagtatctttaatttcaagttcacttggatataataaatgtaagtgatcactgaatctattataattaagagacagtacatcatcaatataccgaaaggtgaaattaaaagaatgggataatttcttttctcctttctgTACAAGCCCTTggataaattctgcttcataggaatataaaaacaaatctgcaagTAAAGGAGTGCAATTTTCCAGGATCTCCTGCTTCGTAAGCGTACTGAGTGTATATGTAGGATTTCCAAGTGTGTTATTCATCCCCAGTTCCTTAATCAGGCAGTCAATGTAGTGTTtcttacaaacaaaaacaatattgtttgaGGCTTTGGaacgacaacatatttgtcaagGAGGCAAGACAACTCCTCTATGACATGAGGGTCTTTAAAGATGGAAGGAGCTTTGGTGCTCATTGACCCTTTAAGCCTTCTTACTCTCCGCTGAATCAATGACCTCACTGGTTATACCCATTCCGAAAGAATGTCATCCTCAACCTTTTCTCTTTTTGCCCAGTCTTTTGCATAAGCCTCACCAGAATCCattaaaagtttgaaattcTGCTTCCAATTAATTGGCTATTGCTCTCTATATTTCGAACTCTTGAACAAAAGTTGTCTCGACTTGTAGTTATAAACTATGTTAAGGTCTCCAGAAATAACATGGCCAGAAGGATTTTACACGAAATGGGAACGTGAACAGGAACAATCAGGTGGTTTAGCTTTGAGGTCATCAATATTTAGATTCTGCAACACTTTTttgtgattaattttttttagatgcAACTGGGTTAGTGTAGAAATACTATAGAAGATTGATCCTTAAAGTAAAAAGTAATGTTGCTTTTTACTCTTTTTATGGTGAAGAatattacttatatttataGCATCAATACCCTTGTTTGTGAACTTCAAATTGAAGAATGAACGTTTTTGTAGTTCCTCCGAATGTTCAAAAACGGGTCTGAATAATCTATGGCTAGCAATATCCATCACCATGGCAACTATCTTATACTTTGTAGCTCGACTATCTGTAGTGTGGCATGTCTTCACACGCTTTCAAAAGAGAGTTCAGTAGAGGTAATAACATTGGTTTAGACATCCACCTGATCTGACGTTACCGTGTCCAGAGCAACGCCAGATCCTGAGCTTTTTATAGTGGGTGATCTCAGAGCCACTGCAGAATTCCTTTTTGTTTAGATTTCATGTTTGGTAGCAAACTGCTGGGCGATCAGTATCCTCGGGGACAAATTGTCCAACAGAAAAGATACCAACCCAGTGTGAAAAAGTATGAAGCGGATCGAATCtaagttatattttttcagttttaattgGATATGAGATGATAATTATAGGTTTGAAATCGAGTGTCGTTTAAGTATTAGTTATTATTACTACTTAAATTAAATAACGAGATTTGGATGTTGATTGATATCAAATCtcgttatttaatttatatagtGGACAAGCTGTTATATCTATATCTCttatgaggggggggggggggggggcaggacctttttcgggaTATCATGTTTTTAAACCAGGAACTTCGCTATTGGGACCCCGCCGACCCCTCCTTTCTTATGTCTGACTTTGCATTtattagccattgcgttgtgcGTTTATaatcgatttacgagtttgactgtcccacaggtatcttttgtccctcatTTATGTCAACACTCTCATTCCGCGAATCGTTTACTAgtcttttgaacattttagtATGAAGTCATATGCTCTTTTCCGTTGTGAAATCAatcattttcaaactttttgtgTGATTCTtcgtgtaataaaatttgacaacAAGAATATTGTCCGGTAAACAGTGTGagtgttttttaaattattgaatatGTCCATTGCCATGGACGAAATGTACATCGTCGTAAATTTAAAAAGGCATCAATGACCTACGAATAGACAATTGAAATGTTGTTATATCGTCTTATGATACTTGATAAGCCAATCAGATTAATGCaaatttttaggggccagctgaaggacacctacgggtgcgggaattctcgctacattgaagacccattggttgtcttcggctgttatctgctctatggtcgggtgtttgtcgctttgacatattcaccatttcctttctcaattttataaattgtcgTATCACCTTTCGTAACA
Proteins encoded:
- the LOC134704989 gene encoding neuronal acetylcholine receptor subunit alpha-3-like, encoding MGSKYNKKANCTAAFICVLFFTLTDAASFNVMNTLYQNLTSGHNKYLRPEVDLDDPTVITIQFVIINLHEINAVEGTVSMTGYFDVVWTDNSMIWTTTDYDNAWYVILPADAIWKPPLINSNSAKEFSIFNPDDLSLYVLYDGQVKWLPAQNLKFTCDIDITYFPFDTQVCSMQIIAWGFSTFDISFNSPLSTVHTSSYSTNSEWELSKTSVNVSNTITPTVTYTFHFKRRPMFLLMTLIIPVIFLALLNIGVFLLPTESGERFGFSVTLLLAVVVFLTIAQGLLPASAVPRLSAICVTLMIDLVMSGLIVGSIIVSSRFYYRSDDEQIPNWMKKIVLYQLCFREKNKVHDLGNEEKVDHCIAFNGDTKKITWQDVSKTFDTISLIFYIVAFIAGNLMFIIDVAQGMA